One window from the genome of Bacillus tianshenii encodes:
- a CDS encoding DUF3055 domain-containing protein, whose amino-acid sequence MTERFFLYDERENTETRFISFMGESHRFDLAIIKTNRYYGKQLVLDIQSGRFAIIGSDDVNEEGYLEHAYNLNEEDAEELREFLREITA is encoded by the coding sequence ATGACTGAACGTTTTTTCTTATATGATGAAAGAGAAAACACTGAAACACGCTTCATTAGCTTTATGGGAGAAAGCCACCGATTTGATTTAGCCATTATCAAGACAAACCGTTATTATGGCAAGCAGCTTGTGCTTGATATTCAAAGCGGCCGATTTGCCATTATTGGTTCTGATGATGTGAATGAGGAAGGCTACTTAGAACATGCCTACAACTTAAATGAAGAAGATGCCGAAGAACTTCGTGAATTTTTGCGGGAAATTACGGCATAA
- the glpX gene encoding class II fructose-bisphosphatase codes for MDRELALELVRVTEAAAIASAQWLGRGKKNEADDAATTAMRQMFDSVNMDGIVVIGEGELDEAPMLYIGEELGTKNGPAVDIAVDPLEGTNIVAKGHQNALAVIAIADKGTLLHAPDMYMQKIAVGKNAAGKISLDDPIEKTIDIVAEANNKRVHDCTVIIQERERHAEIIERVRAKGARVKLFGDGDVGASIATALPQTGVDLFVGIGGAPEGVISAAAIKALRGDMQARLVPYSDEEMERCISMGLKDPRQLLTLNDLVKGDDAIFAATGVSEGELVDGVRFLGGDLAETDSIVMRAKTGTVRYIKAHHHLNNKPHLRSED; via the coding sequence TTGGATCGTGAATTAGCACTTGAACTGGTCAGGGTAACAGAAGCAGCAGCTATCGCATCAGCACAATGGCTCGGCCGCGGAAAGAAAAATGAAGCAGATGACGCAGCAACAACGGCAATGCGTCAAATGTTTGATTCTGTGAATATGGACGGAATCGTTGTAATCGGTGAAGGGGAACTAGATGAAGCACCGATGCTTTATATAGGTGAAGAGCTTGGTACTAAGAATGGACCTGCTGTTGATATTGCAGTAGACCCGCTAGAAGGAACAAATATTGTAGCAAAAGGGCATCAAAATGCATTAGCTGTTATAGCAATTGCTGATAAGGGCACCTTGCTTCATGCCCCAGATATGTATATGCAAAAAATTGCTGTCGGCAAAAATGCTGCAGGTAAAATTTCGCTTGATGACCCAATTGAGAAGACAATTGATATCGTTGCAGAAGCAAACAATAAGCGTGTTCACGACTGCACGGTTATTATCCAAGAACGCGAACGTCACGCTGAAATTATTGAGCGGGTTCGTGCTAAAGGTGCTCGGGTAAAGTTATTTGGGGACGGAGATGTTGGTGCATCCATTGCAACTGCTCTCCCACAAACAGGTGTCGATTTATTTGTCGGAATCGGCGGTGCACCAGAAGGCGTTATTTCTGCAGCAGCTATTAAAGCATTACGCGGTGACATGCAAGCTCGTCTTGTACCATACTCAGATGAAGAAATGGAACGTTGCATCTCAATGGGATTGAAAGACCCGCGTCAACTCCTTACGTTAAATGACCTAGTAAAAGGGGATGACGCAATTTTCGCTGCAACTGGCGTATCTGAAGGTGAATTAGTTGATGGTGTTCGTTTCTTAGGTGGAGACTTAGCTGAAACTGACTCAATTGTTATGCGTGCAAAAACAGGTACTGTCCGTTACATCAAAGCACATCATCATTTAAACAACAAGCCGCACCTTCGTTCTGAAGACTAA